In Molothrus ater isolate BHLD 08-10-18 breed brown headed cowbird chromosome 23, BPBGC_Mater_1.1, whole genome shotgun sequence, a single genomic region encodes these proteins:
- the LOC118694907 gene encoding protein-arginine deiminase type-2-like yields the protein MAGEMPGEPRTLRLQHGNRIEALCVLGGHVRADVFGAAPAGAVAFGVKHTEGVSVDVLFRGRAEPEAVSSTGARWPLEEGTVLRFSMSRASSEVNDNKVTVSFYAEGGKPINQAGVFLTGVGISLDVDADRDGVVERNSPNKASWAWGPEGHGAILLVSCDKEFPFIPPSDCDSEQVFNKEDLLDMAQMVLRTEGPQRLPRGYEIVLSISVSDADKVGVFHVQNPFFGQRYVQVLGRRKLFHAVPYPGGAAELHFFVEGLRFPDETFSGLVSIHLSLLEPLTEGIPHSPIFTDTVVFRVAPWIMTPNTLAPVNLLVFSMKDNYLFTKEIQSLVAKAGCKLKVCFGYINRGDRWMQDEIELGYTQAPHKSFPVVLDSPRERGMEQLPIKELLGPSFGYVHKEPLFEAVASLDSFGNVEVSPPVSVAGKEYPLGRILIGSSFPASAGRRKTRLVRDFLYAQCVQAPVELYSDWLAVGNVNEFVNFVPTSDKKRFRMLLASPAACYRLFREKQKEGQGEATMFKGYLGTDTKRMTINKVLSNDVLAQQNQYVQRCIDWNRDILKKELGLLEEDIIDLPALFKLDKQGKAVPYFPNTVTMIVLGRDLGIPKPFGPVAGGECCLERRIRALLEPLGLCCRFLEDVSSYHGSLGEVHCGTNVQRRPFAFQWWHFAP from the exons ATGGCCGGGGAGATGCCGGGGGAGCCCCGCACGCTGCGGCTGCAGCACGGGAACCGCATCGAGGCCCTGTGCGTGCTGGGCGGCCACGTCCGCGCCGACGTCTTCGG GGCGGCCCCCGCCGGGGCCGTGGCCTTTGGCGTGAAGCACACGGAAGGGGTCAGCGTGGACGTGCTGTTCCGCGGCCGCGCCGAGCCCGAGGCCGTGTCCAGCACCGGCGCGCGGTGGCCGCTGGAGGAGGGGACGGTGCTGAGGTTCAGCATGAGCCGGGCCAGCTCCGAGGTCAACGACAACAAG GTCACCGTCAGCTTTTACGCAGAGGGAGGGAAGCCCATCAACCAAGCCGGGGTGTTCCTCACTGGCGTCG GGATCTCCCTGGATGTGGACGCGGATCGGGATGGAGTGGTGGAAAGGAACAGCCCCAACAAG GCAAGCTGGGCCTGGGGACCAGAGGGACACGGGGCCATCCTGCTGGTCAGCTGTGACAAGGAGTTCCCCTTCATCCCGCCCTCCGACTGCGACAGCGAGCAGGTGTTCAACAAGGAAG ATTTGCTGGACATGGCTCAGATGGTGCTGAGGACAGAGGGGCCCCAGCGCCTCCCCCGGGGCTATGAAATCGTCCTCTCCATTTCTGTCAGTGACGCCGACAAAGTTGGGGTCTTCCATGTGCAGA ATCCCTTCTTCGGGCAGCGCTACGTGCAGGTGCTGGGCCGCAGGAAGCTGTTCCACGCCGTGCCCTACCCCGGCGGGGCCGCCGAGCTCCACTTCTTCGTGGAGGGGCTGCGCTTCCCCGACGAGACCTTCTCGGGGCTGGTGTCCATCCACCTCAGCCTCCTGGAGCCACTGACCGAG GGCATCCCTCACTCGCCGATCTTCACGGACACCGTGGTGTTCCGGGTGGCACCGTGGATCATGACCCCCAACACCCTGGCCCCAGTGAACCTCTTGGTGTTCAG CATGAAGGACAACTACCTGTTCACCAAGGAGATCCAGAGCCTGGTGGCCAAGGCCGGCTGCAAGCTGAAGGTTTGCTTCGGCTACATCAACCGCGGGGACCGCTGGATGCAG GATGAGATCGAGCTGGGCTACACCCAGGCTCCCCACAAGAGCTTCCCAGTGGTGCTGGACTCCCCTCgggagagagggatggagcaACTCCCCAtcaaggagctgctg gGCCCCAGTTTCGGCTATGTGCACAAGGAGCCCCTCTTCGAGGCCGTGGCCAGCCTGGACTCCTTTGGGAACGTGGAGGTCAGCCCGCCCGTGTCCGTGGCTGGCAAGGAGTATCCCTTGGGAAGGATCCTCATCGGCAGCAGCTTCCCCGC ATCCGCGGGCCGCAGGAAGACCAGGCTGGTGCGGGATTTCCTCTACGCCCAGTGCGTCCAGGCCCCCGTGGAGCTCTACTCTGACTGGCTGGCTGTGGGCAATGTCAACGAGTTTGTCAACTTTGTCCCCACCTCTGACAAAAAG CGATTCCGGATGCTGCTGGCCAGCCCGGCCGCCTGCTACCGGCTCTTCCGCGAGAAGCagaaggagggacagggagaagcCACCATGTTCAAAG GGTACTTGGGGACAGACACCAAGCGCATGACCATAAACAAGGTGCTGTCCAATGATGTCCTGGCGCAGCAGAACCAGTACGTGCAG CGCTGCATCGACTGGAACAGGGATATCCTCAAGAAGGAGCTGGGCTTGCTGGAGGAGGACATCATCGACCTGCCGGCCCTCTTCAAGCTGGACAAGCAGGGAAAAGCTGTTCCCTACTTCCCCAACACG gtCACCATGATCGTGCTGGGCAGGGACCTGGGCATCCCCAAGCCATTTGGGCCGGTGGCGGGCGGCGAGTGCTGCCTGGAGCGGCGGATCCGAGCGCTGCTGGAGCcgctggggctgtgctgccgCTTCCTGGAGGACGTGTCCTCGTACCACGGCAGCCTGGGCGAGGTGCACTGCGGCACCAACGTCCAGCGCCGGCCCTTCGCCTTCCAGTGGTGGCACTTCGCGCCGTAG
- the LOC118694970 gene encoding protein-arginine deiminase type-1-like, whose protein sequence is MAPRHVVPMSTSHAARGVCVLGTEVFLDTRRSTPRGAASFDVHATPAVTVHMIHSPATKPSLDARWPLDPDIEVVVTIDVTSRTVDDNQVKISYYDREGRELAVAWLYLTCVEVSLDVDWSRSGRVKSKGKDKDKDKAKWTWGPDGQGAVLLVNCDRDSPGTGGTDSGQADIRTPADLQDMSVMLLRTEGPSAIFAEYPVVLHVPESDADKVRVFHAVRGDAYPLYKPVLGPDKLSYVLDHAGHGDSTFYVEGLAFPDRGFSGLVSFSASLLEVPHKDSPGTPIFTDTVVFRVAPWIMTPNTQQPLEVFVCSIKQGSDSNEAFLEGLRALLRKANCKLTVCSEQDSRSDRWIQDELEFGYVDAPHKTFPVVFDSPRNRGLKDFAFKKILGPDFGYVTREPPGKSVTSLDSFGNLDVSPPVTVRGKEYPLGRILIGSPLPWMAGRRMCRAVRDFLFAQTVQAPLEVYSEWLSVGHVDEFLTFVPALDRKGFRLLLASPNACYKLFKEKQQQGHGEATQFIGLKGSEKKSIDEILADESLRSDNRHVQRCIDWNRDLLKQELGLSEQDIVDIPQLFILTNSRADALFPDMVNMLVLGRHLGIPKPFGPVVGGRCCLEQRVRELLEPLGLSCTFIDDFFSYHVLSGDVHCGTNVRRKPFAFKWWHVVP, encoded by the exons ATGGCCCCGCGTCACGTCGTGCCCATGTCCACCAGCCACGCCGCCCGCGGCGTCTGCGTGCTGGGCACCGAGGTCTTCCTGGACACGCGCCG GTCCACCCCGAGAGGTGCCGCGTCCTTTGACGTGCACGCCACGCCGGCAGTGACGGTGCACATGATCCACAGCCCCGCCACAAAGCCCAGCCTGGACGCCCGGTGGCCCCTGGATCCCGACATCGAGGTGGTGGTGACCATCGATGTCACCAGCAGGACCGTCGATGACAACCAG GTGAAGATCTCCTACTACGACCGTGAGGGCCGCGAGCTGGCGGTGGCCTGGCTGTACCTCACCTGCGTCG AGGTGTCCCTGGACGTGGACTGGAGCCGCAGCGGCCGAGTGAAGAGCAAGGgcaaggacaaggacaaggacaag GCCAAGTGGACGTGGGGCCCGGACGGACAAGGGGCCGTGCTGTTGGTCAACTGTGACCGGGACAGCCCCGGCACGGGGGGCACGGACAGCGGCCAGGCAGACATACGGACACCAGCAG acCTCCAGGACATGTCGGTGATGCTGCTGCGGACCGAGGGCCCCAGCGCCATCTTCGCCGAGTACCCGGTGGTGCTGCACGTCCCCGAGAGCGACGCGGACAAAGTGCGGGTGTTCCACGCCGTCC GTGGTGATGCCTACCCGCTCTACaagcctgtgctgggcccagacAAGCTCTCCTACGTCCTGGACCACGCTGGCCACGGGGACAGCACCTTCTACGTGGAGGGGCTGGCGTTCCCCGACAGGGGCTTCAGTGGCCTCGTGTCCTTCAGCGCCAGCCTGCTGGAGGTGCCCCATAAG GACTCGCCGGGCACGCCGATCTTCACGGACACCGTGGTGTTCCGCGTGGCGCCCTGGATCATGACGCCCAACACCCAACAGCCCCTGGAGGTGTTTGTCTGCAG CATCAAGCAGGGCTCGGATTCCAACGAGGCCTTCCTGGAGGGGCTGCGGGCGCTGCTGCGGAAAGCCAACTGCAAACTGACCGTGTGCTCGGAGCAGGACTCGCGCAGCGACCGCTGGATCCAG GATGAGCTGGAGTTTGGCTACGTGGACGCTCCACACAAAACCTTCCCTGTGGTCTTCGACTCTCCCAGGAACAGAGGCCTGAAGGATTTCGCTTTTAAGAAGATCCTG GGCCCGGATTTTGGCTACGTGACCCGGGAGCCCCCCGGGAAGAGCGTGACCAGCCTGGATTCCTTCGGGAACCTGGATGTGAGCCCGCCGGTGACGGTGCGGGGCAAGGAGTACCCGCTGGGGCGGATCCTCATCggcagccccctgccctg GATGGCCGGGCGCAGGATGTGCCGCGCCGTGCGGGATTTCCTCTTCGCGCAGACGGTGCAGGCGCCGCTCGAGGTCTACTCGGAGTGGCTCAGCGTGGGCCACGTGGATGAGTTCCTCACCTTCgtccctgccctggacaggAAG GGATTccggctgctcctggccagtCCCAACGCCTGCTACAAACTCTtcaaggagaagcagcagcagggccacgGGGAGGCCACGCAGTTCATAG GGCTGAAGGGCAGTGAGAAGAAGAGCATTGATGAGATCCTGGCGGACGAGTCCCTGCGCAGCGACAACCGCCACGTGCAG CGCTGCATCGACTGGAACCGCGACCtgctgaagcaggagctggggctgagcgAGCAGGACATCGTGGACATCCCGCAGCTCTTCATCCTGACCAACTCCCGCGCCGACGCGCTGTTCCCAGACATG GTGAACATGCTGGTGCTGGGCCGGCACCTGGGCATCCCCAAGCCCTTCGGGCCCGTGGTGGGCGGGcgctgctgcctggagcagcgCGTgcgggagctgctggagccgcTGGGCCTCTCCTGCACCTTCATCGACGACTTCTTCTCCTACCACGTCCTGTCGGGGGATGTCCACTGCGGCACCAACGTGCGCCGCAAGCCCTTCGCCTTCAAGTGGTGGCACGTggtgccctga